The Pedobacter ginsengisoli region GGATTTGAAATGGGAAACCACTACAGTTACAAATATTGGCCTTGATGGAACTTTATTTAAAGGGGCAATGAATTTTGAGTTGGATTGGTACAATAAAAAAACAACTGATATACTTTTTACCCCACCCATCCCAATTACTGCCGGGACAGCCAGTGCACCTACCAGAAACATCGCTGCAGTACTTAATCAGGGTATTGAGGTAACGCTGGGTTACCAGGGAAGCGCTGGAAATGTTAAGTATTCTGCATCCGGTAACTTTGCCTACAATTACAATAGGGTAACCAAATACAAAGGACAATTCCAGGAATCATATTCAACTGACACACAAGGAAATATGATTTATTCCACCAATCTTGGCAGTGTATCCAGCGGAGGTACAGAGCGTATTTTAGAAGGGCATAAAATCAATGAATATTATCTATATAGTCTATATAAGGGTGATGGTAGTTATAAAAATGCAGATGGCTCAGTTAATATCAACGGTGGCCCCAAAGATGGAATGATTAGAACACCTGCCGATATGGATTGGGCAAATGCAATGCTCTCCGCAGGATATAAGTTCCTTCCTGGAAACACGATAAGTAAAAGCCGAATATACTACGGCGATTTTATCTATGCGGATAATAATGGCGATGGTAGTTATGGAAATACGTTTGACAAGCAATTCACCGGTGCATCTTCTACACCAAAGTATAATTTTGGCCTTCAGGCATCAGCTTCCTGGAAAGGCATTGATATTTTCATGCTTTGGTCGGGTAGTGCAGGTATGAAGTATTACTGGAATGCAATAGGATACAACAACTCAATCGTATCATTAGGTAATGCGGTAAGCACTTTAATTGCTAATGATCATTATTATTACAATGAAGCTAATCCTAATGATCCAAGTAACAACATTACTGCTACAAATCCACGGTTAAAAAACACTAGTGATGCCCAAAATGGATTAGATAGTAGGTTCTATCTATACAACGCATCGTATGTAAAACTTAAAAACTTGCAACTTGGTTACACACTCCCAGAAAAGTTAACTAAAAAAGCCGCCATCAGTAGAGCGCGGTTATACTTATCAGGAGAAAATCTGTTCACCATAACAAATTACCCTGGACTAGATCCTGAAATCGGTGCTGGTGTCAACTATCCTACCATGAGACAATACTCTCTTGGCTTAAACATTACATTTTAATAAGATAATCATGAAGAAAATATTTAATATTTTAATAGTCATAGCAGTACTTACAGGATGTAAAAAAGATCTGCTGGATACAGAACCTTATGGTTCAATTGCCTCCTCAAATATGTGGACAACTGATAACTTAACAGATCTTGGTGTTACAGGAGTTTACGCTGCACTCAATTCTTCTACCGTAGCAGGCCGCGACCTTTATCAAATGGATCAATACAGTTATACTGGACAAACCCGTGATGTTCAATCCTTAATGGCAGGTACAATTACTCCAGGAAACGGTTTGTTTAGCGGCAATTGGCGGGGCTTATATGAGGGTATCCAACGGGCGAACGACGCTATAAAGAACCTACCAACCTCCCCTTCAGCAAACGAGAAAAAAGCACGATATATAGCTGAATGCAAGTTTCTAAGGGCATATTTTTACTTCCGTTTAAACCAGCTATGGAAAGGTGTACCTATTTATTTGGAGCCTTTTACCGATACTGAGGCTACCAAAGGACGCTCAACAGAGGAGGAAGTCTGGAACCAAATCATCGCTGACCTGAATGATTGCATTGCAGAGCCAAATCTACCTCAGAAATATACAAAGGGGAATGCTAATTTTGGCCATATCACCAAGGGTGCCGCATATGCTCTAAGAGGAAAAGCTTATCTATATCAAAAAAAATGGATCCTTGCCTCAGCCGATTTCAGCAAGGTAAAAGAAGCCGGTTATACCCTGTTTAGTGACTATAAATCTTTATTTAAAGAGGCGAATGAACAAAGCGATGAAATGATCTTTACCATCCAAAACATTAGTCTTGCAGGATTTGGATCATCAACACAATGGTATTGCGGTACCCGCTCATCATTCGGTTCTTGCTGGAACACTTATTTAGTTTCTCCTAATCTGGTTGACCTCTATGATAATGCCGACGGTACTTTATTTAATTGGGAACAGGTGATTCCGGGTTATTCAGCAATGAGCCCCGCCAAACGCGAAGTATTCTTTTTGAGAAACAATCTCTCAGCAGCGGAAATTACTGCCGCAACAGCCAGAGGAGCAGAAATGAGCTTATACCTGCCACAAGGAAATGAGGAAAGGATTAAAGCTGCATATGCCAATAGAGACGGACGTTTGGCGGCAAATGTTATCACTCCATATTCCATCTATAATGGTGTAAATGGTGCAACAAATTCTGCAGTTACCTCGCGTTGGCCTTACAGATCGGATGCCTTAACTACCGCAGATCTGCGCTCTGATACACAAAGTCTTTTCTATTACCTATACAGAAAATTCGTTTATGAAGGAAACTCAGAGATTATTGATAGAAATTATGGTCCGATTGATTTTCCAATTATTCGCTATGCCGATGTACTGCTTATGTGGGCCGAGGCAATCAATGAACAGGGATTCAATCAGGAAGCTGTAAATTTGGTAAATCTTGTTAGGGCAAGAGGCGGAGTAGCACCGCTTCAGTCTTTTGATCCGACAGCTCCTGCTTATGTTGCAGACCAAATAACAATGAGGGAACGAATCAGAAACGAACGAAGAATAGAATTTCCAAATGAAGGTATCAATTACTTTGATGAACTTCGCTGGATGACACTGAAAGAAAAAAGTTTCAAGAGCGGAAATGGAGTAAAACAAGTTTGGGGTGCCAATGTAAGCAGTTATGATTATATGGGTGACCAGCTATATAATTGGCCGATTCCTCAGGTAGAAATTGAGATGAATAGCAATCTGAAACAAAATCCCGGGTGGGCAAATTAATTAGAGTACATCTGCTGCGGTTAATTAACTGTAGCAGATGTGTTTTTACGTGTATAGTTTGACACCTGCCTTTTAACCTTTTAATAGATATGAAAAGAGAACATTTAACCCATTGTTTGATGCTAATATTAATTACAGCATTTGCAATCTATAATTTGCAGGCCAAAAATTTGACAAAGCCTGTAACCTATTATGTAGATCATAAAAATGGCGACGACTCCCAATCTGGATCTACAGAAAAACAGGCTTGGAAAAGCCTCGAACGGGTTAACAAGGCAAGTTTTAAACCTGGTGATCAAATCCTTTTTAAACGAGGAGGTAAATGGGAAGGCCAGTTGGTTCCTCAGGGCTCAGGCTCTCAATTGTCGCCTATTACTATTGGTACCTACGACAAAGGACCGATGCCTGCAATTGCTGCGGCAGGCAAATTCCGGGACGTAATTTTGCTAAAGAACCTGAGTAACATCATTGTTCAGGACCTCGACCTGTCAAACACAGATTCTACTGTAAGAGAGCAAAAGACCGGTCCTACTGGTGTAAGGGTAATGGCAGAAGATATAGGTACCATATCTAATATCAAATTAACAAATTTATATATACATGATATTAATGGTGACAATAAAAAAGGGAGCAAAGAAGGTCATGGAATATTTTGGGACTGCCAGGGGCCAAAGCAAAGTAACATAGAAAATCTGCAGATTGAATATTGTAAAGTCGTACGGGTAGATCGGAATGGAATCAGGGGAAATGGAACTTTCGCCTTTCGCGATAATTGGTTTCCAAACAAGAACCTCATCATAAGAAACTGTTCGCTTAAAGATATAGGAGGTGATGGAATTGTTATAAAAGGATTTGATGGCTCAGTAATTGAGCACAACAAATTATTCCATATCAGAACCCGTGCTAGAGACAATGCAGTTGGGATATGGCCACATAGCAGTGACAATACCCTTATTCAATTCAACGAGGTTGCATTTACAAAAAATCAAGATTGGTCTAATGACGGGCAGTCGTTTGATATTGATGGTAATTGTAACAATACCATCATCCAAAACAACTATAGTCATGATAATGAAGGCGGTTTTATGCTGGTCATCTCAGATGCGATAAATGCTAAAAGCAGCATGACAAAAAACAGTATAATTAGAAATAACCTAAGCATTAATGATGGTCATAACAGAAAACGTCTTTTCAACTTTGCTCTGGTAACTGACAGCACACTTGTTTCAGGGAATCTATTCTATAATGACTCGAAAGATATGGTAAACATGGAACTTATTGATATTGAACATGGCGTTCCAAAGAATGTAATTTTCGAAAATAACATTTTTCATTACGGGGGCAATGTCGCAGGCATTTTCACTAAATCAGACAAGCAATATGTAGCGATTACCTGGAAGGGCAACTGCTTTGATGGAAACATCACCGGAAAAAATAAACTGTTAAATGTAACTGAAAGCAAAACATCTTTAACCAATAAAGACACCAAACAATATCCCTGGAATCTTCTTAAAAAGCTAAAAGTAAAAATGCACTAGTCATTTTACCCCCTCAATTCATCAATCTGGCAAGCTTCTGGAAGTTTGGTCAAATATTAATACTCACGACAAATACAATATGCGCAACAGAAATACTATTGTTTTACTTATCCTTTTTTTATTGAATGCTCCACCTGCAGAAGCTGCTTTGACTCATGCCAGAGAAACAAACAGAATTATCATACCATTGAACAATGGCTGGCAATTCTATTTCGCCTATAACTTCGAAACAAATATTAAAAAAGATTTGGTTAATTTACCACATACCTGGAATGCTGCCGAGGTTTTAAATGGTGTGGCGGATTATAAAAGAACTTCAGCAGTTTATGAAAATAAGCTTAATGTTGCAGACAACTGGAAAGGAAAACGCCTTTTCCTTTATTTTGAGGGAACGAACAGTGTAGCAACCTTATTGATAAATAATAAGTTTGTAACTGATCATCAGGGAGGCTATACTGCATTTTGTGCTGAAATAACGAATTTTATTACCCCTGGAGAAAATTCTATAACTGTGCAGGTAAGTAATGCTTACAGGCAGGATGTAATACCATTACATGGCGATTTTAATGTATATGGAGGTATACATCGTCCAGTCTCTTTAATTATTACCAATCAAAATTGCATTAGCCCCTTAGATTACGGTAGTCCGGGCATATATATCAAGCAAAAAAATCTATCTGCCCAATCCGCAAACATCGAAGTCTTAAGTAAGCTATCAATATTAAATAGAAAGAGCCTAAGGCTCAAAACTATCATTTATGATAAGGATAAAAAACCCGTATCATCTGTAATTACCAAAATTAATTCAGAAAATGAGTTGAAACAAGACCTACACATAAATAAACCGCACTTATGGGAAGGGAAAGCTTCCCCCTACCTTTACGCCGTAGAGGTAAGCCTGCTACAAGATGAGGTGACCATTGACAAGATAGTTCAACCCCTGGGATTACGCAGTTTCCTTGTTGAACCAAATAAAGGGTTTTTTCTTAATGGAAAATATCTCAATCTATATGGTGTTGGTCGACATGAGGATGTTTCCGGTCGGGGATCTGCGCTGACTATTGAGGACCAATATAGAGACATGAGCCTTATTCAAGAACTCGGAGCAACTTCGGTTCGTTTAACACATTATCCCCAGAATAAGCTTTTTTATAACCTAAGTGACAGTGCCGGCCTTATTTTGTGGACGGAGATCCCCTTTGTTGGCCCCGGTGGATATAATGGAACCGGGTACATAAAAAATGAAAAACTAGAAGCAAACATAAGAAAAACACTTAGGGAGATGATCAGGCAAAATTATAATCATCCTTCAATATTTTTCTGGGGCCTGTTTAATGAGCTAAAACTAAATTACGATAACCCTCAGCCTTTTATCAACGAATTAAATGTACTTGCAAAAAAAGAGGACCCAGACCGCTTAACAACATTGGCATCAAACCTAGGTAGTGATACATTTACAGACTTAAGTGATTTGATGGGCTGGAACCAATATTTTGGCTGGTATGATGGGGTTTTTGAGCAGGTAGGAACATGGGCAGATGAAATACATCGGGCCCTGCCAAACAAACCAATATCAGTCAGCGAATATGGAGCCGGAGCAAGCCCCTTTAAACATACTGAAGAGCTCCAAAAGCCAGTTCCGAAAGGAAGATTTCATCCTGAAGAATGGCAGACTGCCTTTCATGAAAAACACTGGGCAGAGTTCAAAAAGCGCCCATATATATGGGGAAAATATGTTTGGGTACTGGCTGATTTCGGGTCATCAATACGGACAGAAGGAGACCAAGATGCGATTAACGATAAAGGACTGCTGACTTACGACAGAAAGATAAAAAAGGATGCTTTTTATTTTTATAAAGCAAACTGGAACCCTGAGCCAGTACTGTACATTTCAGAGCGCAGGAACACCAAGCGCACCAAATCTCTGACGAGTATAAAGGTTTTTTCCAATGGGAAAAAAACAGAATTACTGGTTAATGGAAAGAGTTATGGCAAAAAAGAAAAGAATGAGCTCAATACTATTGTGTGGGATAACATACCACTGCAGGAAGGAAAAAATAAGATCGTAGTAAAATCTCAAATAAAGGGAAAGTGGCTGCAAGACAGGTGTGAATGGTATTTAACAACTGCGACATAATTCCAACACCAGGAATTTTGACAGTTCATAATTTCGGGATTAACTTGGCATGATAATAGCCTGTCAATTAAGCACAAGCTAAATTAATGGTATGAAATTATTATCTCTGTTTTGCCTGCTATCACTGGCAATAATTAGTTGTAATCAGGGGCCAAAGCATCCTCAGGCGGATCTTGTTAATGCACGCATCGGCACACCAATGACCGAAGCTACAATATTATTTTATGCGGATTCTATTGATGCTACCCTTAACACATATGAAAAGAACGTAAGCCTTGTTTATCAGCTTGGAGAGGCGACTATGCGTGTAGAAAAGTACAGCTTAAATGGAAAACCAGTACTGTTTTCTGAGTTTAAAAACGACGAGGGAATAAGCAATAGAATAAAAAAGTACTATTTTAAGAACGATAGTTTGATTCTATTAAATGAAGGTGCTAAGGTAACTAAAGAGGGAACAGATATTTTTGAAGACCGTCGCATTTATCTTAGAAACAATATTCCCTTTACAGAAGAATACCGGAGTTCAGCAAGCCTCTCGGCGCTTAAGAGTGAGCACTTCCAGCACAAAAAGAAAACAATATCCAGTCAGACAAAAGAATATAGTAATGATATAAAATCCTTAAATGATGCGGTAAATGGGGCCGATAAATTTGACCTGGTTTTCGATAACATCATATCTACACCGGAAGAAAGCCATATTCTTTTAAAAAGTAAAGTACCGAATGGCTATACTGCAAGTATCTCTGTACAAACTCCGGATGCCTATGTGGATAGTTTGTTAAAAGATCCACTAGCCTTTAAGGGCGAAAAACTGAATATAAAATGGGAAGTAAAAGACAAAGAAGCAGTTTATGTGCCAGTAGCCGCCAATGTTACCTCGGCTAACGGATTAAAAAGATAAATATTTCCGTTATCAAGACAAACGCAACGGTATCTTTTTCTCAAACGCTCTCCTTTTTTAAATTGTCTTCCATCCTTTATGCTGAATATGGTGTTTATAGGGAGCTCTTCAAGGCGCGATACGTTGATCAGGGCATCATATTTCTTTAAGGCCCTTGATAGCTTTAAATCAGTACAACTGGCGGCCGAAGGATTATCTAAATAACTGATAATTGCAGACTGTACATCCTGAGGAAAAATATTCTGATCAATAAAAGGCACCATCATTCGTTTAAAATTCCGCTTCCACTCATCTCCATGGGGCTTCACTCTATTCTTGTGATCATTCCAGGTCAGTAAATGCGCAAATTCGTGAACAGTGGTGACCAGAAACGCATATGCATTAAGGTCATTATTAACCGAAATCTTATGCCCTGCACCTTTAAAAGGATGTCTGTAATCGCCCAGTTTTGTAGCCCTGTTCTTAGAAATCTTAAATTCACATTGAAAATAATCTATCCACCGGGCTATAATGGGAGCCGCAGCAGCAGGCATGTATTGTGCTAAGATATGCTCCTTTTTCACAAAGGCAAGATAATTAAATTACTTTAAAAGTTGATAAGCTATCAAACTCGCAACATATGCCATTCCGGTCATATACAAGATCTGAATAACCGGCCACTTCCACGATTTAGTTTCTCTGAAAACTATAGCTACTGTACTCATACACTGCATGGCAAAGGCATAAAACAACATTAATGAAAACGCCGTAGCAAATGTAAATACAGGCAACCCGGTATCCGGATCTTTGGCACCACGCATTTTATTGCGGATGGTAGCCACCTCCCCGTCACTATCTACACTATAAATAGTTGCCATAGTACCAACAAAAGCTTCCCTTGCAGCGAATGAGGTAATTAAGGCAATACCTATTTTCCAATCAAAGCCCAAAGGTTTTATAGCAGGCTCTATCACATGACCTAATATTCCGGCATAAGAGTTTTCAAGCTTCTCAGCCGCTCTATCCCGTTCCAGTGTACTAATTTGCACGCTGTCTTTCTGCGCCTCTATAGCCTCGTATTTTTTATCAATCTCGGCAAATCGCTCCGATGGCCCGTATGTTGCCAATACCCAAAGAATAATTGAGATGGCAATAATCACTTTACCTGCTTCAAAAACAAAGGTTTTAGATTTCTCATACATCGTATAAATTACATTTGTCCATCTTGGCATCCTGTAAACAGGCAATTCCATAATGAAATATGATTTCTCTTTGGCCTTTATCAGAAACTTCATTACAAAAGCTACCAATACAGCCGCCGAAATACTGATAATGTACATACCCATAAGAGTTAAACCTTGCAGATTGATAAACCCCCAAACCATTTTTTCAGGAACGACCAGAGATATCAACAAGGTATAAACAGGTAATCTTGCCGAACAGCTTACCAAGGGGGCAACCATAATGGTTATAATCCGGTCTTTCCAGCTCTCAATATTTCTGGCACTCATTATTGATGGAACCGCACAGGCCAGACTTCCAATCATTGGCACTACAGATTTACCGCTTAGGCCAAACTTTCGCATAATCTTATCCATCATAAAAGTAACACGGGCCATATAGCCGGTATCTTCCAGAATAGATATAAAAGCAAATAAGATTGCTATTTGAGGTATAAAAATCACCACCCCACCCAAACCGGC contains the following coding sequences:
- a CDS encoding SusC/RagA family TonB-linked outer membrane protein, giving the protein MNTTLYANLDLVKGLKLESRFNYQARFGENNSHSIPNERWNFATNELKSPAAQPGQLSTNYSFDKNYTLTVDNVLRYNTTIGPNHEIGALVGYNQNYYNYYDFNASKLGLIDADITTLGSATTMSSIGGQEYDRSMRSWFGRANYAFKQRYLLEAVVRYDGSSRFASATRWGFFPAFSAGWRISEENFIKGLNDYIGNLKLRASWGQTGNNASGEYDYQATYSKQNYSFNNVAATGLAQNKIANKDLKWETTTVTNIGLDGTLFKGAMNFELDWYNKKTTDILFTPPIPITAGTASAPTRNIAAVLNQGIEVTLGYQGSAGNVKYSASGNFAYNYNRVTKYKGQFQESYSTDTQGNMIYSTNLGSVSSGGTERILEGHKINEYYLYSLYKGDGSYKNADGSVNINGGPKDGMIRTPADMDWANAMLSAGYKFLPGNTISKSRIYYGDFIYADNNGDGSYGNTFDKQFTGASSTPKYNFGLQASASWKGIDIFMLWSGSAGMKYYWNAIGYNNSIVSLGNAVSTLIANDHYYYNEANPNDPSNNITATNPRLKNTSDAQNGLDSRFYLYNASYVKLKNLQLGYTLPEKLTKKAAISRARLYLSGENLFTITNYPGLDPEIGAGVNYPTMRQYSLGLNITF
- a CDS encoding RagB/SusD family nutrient uptake outer membrane protein yields the protein MKKIFNILIVIAVLTGCKKDLLDTEPYGSIASSNMWTTDNLTDLGVTGVYAALNSSTVAGRDLYQMDQYSYTGQTRDVQSLMAGTITPGNGLFSGNWRGLYEGIQRANDAIKNLPTSPSANEKKARYIAECKFLRAYFYFRLNQLWKGVPIYLEPFTDTEATKGRSTEEEVWNQIIADLNDCIAEPNLPQKYTKGNANFGHITKGAAYALRGKAYLYQKKWILASADFSKVKEAGYTLFSDYKSLFKEANEQSDEMIFTIQNISLAGFGSSTQWYCGTRSSFGSCWNTYLVSPNLVDLYDNADGTLFNWEQVIPGYSAMSPAKREVFFLRNNLSAAEITAATARGAEMSLYLPQGNEERIKAAYANRDGRLAANVITPYSIYNGVNGATNSAVTSRWPYRSDALTTADLRSDTQSLFYYLYRKFVYEGNSEIIDRNYGPIDFPIIRYADVLLMWAEAINEQGFNQEAVNLVNLVRARGGVAPLQSFDPTAPAYVADQITMRERIRNERRIEFPNEGINYFDELRWMTLKEKSFKSGNGVKQVWGANVSSYDYMGDQLYNWPIPQVEIEMNSNLKQNPGWAN
- a CDS encoding right-handed parallel beta-helix repeat-containing protein: MKREHLTHCLMLILITAFAIYNLQAKNLTKPVTYYVDHKNGDDSQSGSTEKQAWKSLERVNKASFKPGDQILFKRGGKWEGQLVPQGSGSQLSPITIGTYDKGPMPAIAAAGKFRDVILLKNLSNIIVQDLDLSNTDSTVREQKTGPTGVRVMAEDIGTISNIKLTNLYIHDINGDNKKGSKEGHGIFWDCQGPKQSNIENLQIEYCKVVRVDRNGIRGNGTFAFRDNWFPNKNLIIRNCSLKDIGGDGIVIKGFDGSVIEHNKLFHIRTRARDNAVGIWPHSSDNTLIQFNEVAFTKNQDWSNDGQSFDIDGNCNNTIIQNNYSHDNEGGFMLVISDAINAKSSMTKNSIIRNNLSINDGHNRKRLFNFALVTDSTLVSGNLFYNDSKDMVNMELIDIEHGVPKNVIFENNIFHYGGNVAGIFTKSDKQYVAITWKGNCFDGNITGKNKLLNVTESKTSLTNKDTKQYPWNLLKKLKVKMH
- a CDS encoding glycoside hydrolase family 2 protein, producing MRNRNTIVLLILFLLNAPPAEAALTHARETNRIIIPLNNGWQFYFAYNFETNIKKDLVNLPHTWNAAEVLNGVADYKRTSAVYENKLNVADNWKGKRLFLYFEGTNSVATLLINNKFVTDHQGGYTAFCAEITNFITPGENSITVQVSNAYRQDVIPLHGDFNVYGGIHRPVSLIITNQNCISPLDYGSPGIYIKQKNLSAQSANIEVLSKLSILNRKSLRLKTIIYDKDKKPVSSVITKINSENELKQDLHINKPHLWEGKASPYLYAVEVSLLQDEVTIDKIVQPLGLRSFLVEPNKGFFLNGKYLNLYGVGRHEDVSGRGSALTIEDQYRDMSLIQELGATSVRLTHYPQNKLFYNLSDSAGLILWTEIPFVGPGGYNGTGYIKNEKLEANIRKTLREMIRQNYNHPSIFFWGLFNELKLNYDNPQPFINELNVLAKKEDPDRLTTLASNLGSDTFTDLSDLMGWNQYFGWYDGVFEQVGTWADEIHRALPNKPISVSEYGAGASPFKHTEELQKPVPKGRFHPEEWQTAFHEKHWAEFKKRPYIWGKYVWVLADFGSSIRTEGDQDAINDKGLLTYDRKIKKDAFYFYKANWNPEPVLYISERRNTKRTKSLTSIKVFSNGKKTELLVNGKSYGKKEKNELNTIVWDNIPLQEGKNKIVVKSQIKGKWLQDRCEWYLTTAT
- a CDS encoding SprT-like domain-containing protein: MPAAAAPIIARWIDYFQCEFKISKNRATKLGDYRHPFKGAGHKISVNNDLNAYAFLVTTVHEFAHLLTWNDHKNRVKPHGDEWKRNFKRMMVPFIDQNIFPQDVQSAIISYLDNPSAASCTDLKLSRALKKYDALINVSRLEELPINTIFSIKDGRQFKKGERLRKRYRCVCLDNGNIYLFNPLAEVTLAATGT
- the feoB gene encoding ferrous iron transport protein B, with product MAKDIKIALVGNPNTGKSTLFNLLTGLNQKIGNFPGITVDKKVGYCKLADNKQAEIIDLPGTYSLYPKSKDESIVFQVLADKKNSSYPDIVVLVADATNLRRNLLLYSQVADLGVPVVLALNMTDMAKKEGIDIDINKLSERLGVQVVAISARSNSGLAELKQAINNTTAIATQVEGTDVHVLAPEAIALVKQHIKTDNNYLALQILHQHQHLNTFSAQDHELFERIIAEHTFESSKLQAAETIARYRYLSGVLSGVVKDTGAAKKFVFSDKLDSILTNKFWGFLIFIGILFFIFNSIFSWSSYPMELIEYAFVWLTEYGHQHLPDGILTNLLLDGVLAGLGGVVIFIPQIAILFAFISILEDTGYMARVTFMMDKIMRKFGLSGKSVVPMIGSLACAVPSIMSARNIESWKDRIITIMVAPLVSCSARLPVYTLLISLVVPEKMVWGFINLQGLTLMGMYIISISAAVLVAFVMKFLIKAKEKSYFIMELPVYRMPRWTNVIYTMYEKSKTFVFEAGKVIIAISIILWVLATYGPSERFAEIDKKYEAIEAQKDSVQISTLERDRAAEKLENSYAGILGHVIEPAIKPLGFDWKIGIALITSFAAREAFVGTMATIYSVDSDGEVATIRNKMRGAKDPDTGLPVFTFATAFSLMLFYAFAMQCMSTVAIVFRETKSWKWPVIQILYMTGMAYVASLIAYQLLK